Proteins found in one Stigmatella aurantiaca genomic segment:
- a CDS encoding RiPP maturation radical SAM C-methyltransferase: MRICLIALPWSLYRHPSAALGALSAYLKQQEPTFEVVCRSDFLDAAAALGFGCYDRISQSSYDVGEMLYAALCFPERKEKVRDFFISRMEESGAPLMGPGSFLDPEIHGERPTWSSAFDVIQSRLEAHLDRVAEEVAGRYQLVGLTTCFGQLFANLALSMRIKRRSAGTRIVLGGSTVSERVGPSLLQELDSFDYVIQGEGEQPLLALARGLAAGQTDVSGLKGLISRETASALPRGAPFWEVSDVNSLPIPDYSEYAARAEAFNFLWLMTVEGSRGCWWDRAKRTGNPKATCHFCNLNVQWSGYREKGAERLVSEVVALNERYHNNVLFFLDNIIRLKGVDEFAQRLIDTGKDWVIFYEMRANIRPHELLMLWQAGVRFVQFGIESLSESYLKRIGKGTSVITNLQVMKICHELGIVNGANLLTDFPGGRPEEVAETCETIQRYALGYEPLSANRFWLGRGATVQVLSEEYGVRNLRNADFYRAGLPETLYERLYLLDLSYDQDAPAADWTRVRALCKQWGAAYSAARASEYRHLLTYLDSGQSMRIFDARTGVLRTCVLEGLARDVYMYCAEIRRWDDLNREFIEPGRATARQISELLEGWNQQGLLYREGGRLEGGRFLSLAPAFTPELAARRIRAAHAAELQRRNAGTEAPAPLHTLPQVGDQAAPPVRVKA; this comes from the coding sequence TTGAGGATCTGTCTCATCGCGCTTCCCTGGTCGCTGTACCGCCACCCATCGGCTGCCCTGGGCGCGCTGAGCGCCTATCTGAAGCAGCAGGAGCCCACTTTCGAGGTGGTGTGCCGTTCGGACTTCCTCGACGCGGCGGCAGCGCTCGGTTTCGGCTGCTACGACCGGATCTCGCAGTCCTCGTACGATGTCGGCGAGATGTTGTACGCGGCGCTGTGTTTCCCGGAGAGGAAGGAAAAGGTGCGCGACTTCTTCATCTCGCGGATGGAGGAGTCAGGGGCGCCGCTCATGGGACCGGGCAGCTTCCTCGATCCGGAGATCCACGGCGAGCGCCCCACCTGGTCGAGCGCGTTCGACGTCATCCAGTCCCGCTTGGAGGCACACCTGGACCGCGTGGCGGAAGAGGTGGCCGGGCGCTACCAGCTCGTCGGTTTGACGACTTGCTTCGGACAGCTCTTCGCGAACCTGGCGCTCAGCATGCGGATCAAGCGGCGCTCCGCCGGGACACGGATTGTGCTCGGGGGCTCGACGGTCTCCGAGCGCGTCGGCCCATCCCTCCTGCAGGAACTCGACAGCTTCGACTACGTCATCCAGGGCGAGGGCGAGCAGCCGCTGCTGGCGTTGGCGCGTGGACTGGCCGCGGGACAGACCGACGTCAGCGGCCTGAAGGGGCTTATCTCGCGAGAGACCGCCAGCGCCCTGCCGCGCGGCGCGCCCTTCTGGGAGGTGTCCGACGTCAACAGCCTGCCCATCCCTGATTACAGCGAGTACGCGGCCAGGGCGGAGGCGTTCAACTTCCTCTGGCTGATGACGGTGGAGGGCTCCCGGGGCTGCTGGTGGGATCGGGCGAAGCGGACTGGCAACCCCAAGGCGACGTGTCACTTCTGCAACCTGAACGTGCAATGGAGTGGCTACCGCGAGAAGGGCGCCGAGCGGCTCGTCTCGGAGGTGGTGGCCCTCAACGAGCGCTACCACAACAACGTCCTCTTTTTCCTCGACAACATCATCCGGCTCAAGGGGGTAGACGAGTTCGCGCAGCGGCTCATCGATACCGGCAAGGACTGGGTCATCTTCTATGAGATGCGTGCCAACATCCGTCCCCACGAACTGTTGATGTTGTGGCAGGCCGGTGTCCGGTTCGTCCAGTTCGGTATCGAGAGTCTCTCCGAGTCGTACTTGAAGCGGATCGGCAAGGGGACTTCGGTGATCACCAACCTGCAGGTGATGAAGATCTGCCATGAGCTGGGGATCGTCAACGGCGCGAACCTTCTCACCGACTTCCCTGGCGGGCGGCCAGAGGAAGTGGCGGAGACCTGCGAGACCATCCAGCGGTATGCGCTCGGCTACGAGCCACTCTCGGCCAACCGCTTCTGGCTCGGACGCGGGGCCACCGTTCAGGTCCTGAGCGAGGAGTACGGGGTCCGCAACCTGCGCAACGCCGACTTCTACCGGGCCGGGTTGCCCGAGACGCTTTACGAGCGGCTGTACTTGCTCGATCTTTCGTATGACCAGGACGCGCCCGCAGCGGACTGGACCCGCGTACGCGCGCTCTGCAAGCAGTGGGGAGCCGCCTACTCCGCCGCCCGCGCCAGCGAGTACCGGCACCTGCTGACGTACCTCGACAGCGGACAGTCCATGCGCATCTTCGACGCGCGGACCGGCGTGCTCCGGACCTGCGTGCTCGAGGGCCTCGCGCGCGATGTCTACATGTACTGCGCGGAGATACGCCGCTGGGACGATCTCAACCGGGAGTTCATCGAGCCAGGCAGGGCCACCGCGCGGCAGATCTCGGAACTCCTCGAGGGATGGAACCAGCAGGGCTTGCTCTACCGGGAAGGGGGGCGCTTGGAGGGGGGCCGGTTCCTCTCGCTGGCCCCCGCATTCACGCCCGAGCTGGCTGCACGGCGCATCCGTGCGGCCCACGCGGCGGAATTGCAGCGGCGCAACGCCGGGACTGAAGCGCCGGCGCCCCTTCACACGCTCCCGCAGGTGGGTGACCAGGCCGCGCCGCCCGTTCGGGTGAAGGCGTAG
- a CDS encoding M28 family metallopeptidase: protein MRHLADGIGRRIPGTPAHREAATYLASVLRELPRLEVEIQDVEGVYLDDDILVAYTIQNVVARLPGHRPDAVLLSAHYDSAPEGTGAADDALGIAAMAEVARSLANGPELENTVVFNLNGAEEYGLLGAAGFMQHRWASQVRAFVNLEATGLGGRAILFQAGPDASWLLEAYARAVPQPFGDVLGQDLFQHHLVPAGTDGHVYRTAGISGLDLALFRDGYAVHSPLDRPERIEPGSLQHMGESTLAVTRELATRPFPEGRGPGPSIYYDVLGLWMIRYGTPAAWAWAAAAALLAVGATVLASRRRIVRLAVAVEGIGFCTLSLAVALVLPVAFGFLPHYAFDRPHGWYASPWLAVAAFGTLAVTGALLPRALWAQRLTARGVLPQERVCTAWLGGLWLWVLTLGAMQLLGLGTAYLALWWTVGGALGLIAASFAASPRARRMALYAGWLPGLLLTVQMGRSLLELFVPVAGHLRLGVPLDPMVALLVALPVAFASVLGLAPLQEHARLGPSAAALATVGMAFLAVLILRFPYTHERPKRLWLEHRIQEGRSELLFSSWDFPDPRAALSGQPGPLQVAARMPGFRGGYAAPVPPADLPAPQVEVLESHYDETTALRTVRLRLHPGAAYLGRVRIPRAALVGWSLPSPLPPLAPEDTAYVLDVLSPPEGRYELSLRLRGREKVPVDVQTFFAEWTPPLEAARSRLPAWTTANLRVSTYATIRF from the coding sequence ATGCGCCACCTGGCAGATGGCATCGGCCGACGCATCCCCGGAACCCCCGCCCACCGGGAGGCCGCCACCTACCTGGCCAGCGTCCTGCGCGAGCTCCCGCGCCTCGAGGTCGAGATTCAGGATGTAGAGGGGGTCTATCTCGATGATGACATCCTCGTCGCCTATACCATCCAGAACGTGGTGGCCCGTTTGCCGGGACACAGGCCGGACGCGGTGCTCCTCTCGGCCCATTACGACTCAGCTCCCGAGGGCACCGGAGCGGCGGACGACGCGCTCGGCATCGCCGCGATGGCCGAGGTGGCGCGGTCACTCGCGAACGGACCGGAGCTTGAAAACACGGTCGTCTTCAATCTCAATGGGGCCGAGGAGTATGGCCTGCTCGGCGCGGCCGGTTTCATGCAACACCGGTGGGCGAGCCAGGTCCGCGCCTTCGTGAATCTCGAGGCCACTGGCCTGGGCGGCCGGGCGATCCTTTTCCAGGCTGGGCCGGACGCATCTTGGCTCCTGGAGGCCTATGCCCGTGCCGTGCCCCAACCGTTCGGCGACGTGCTGGGCCAGGACCTTTTCCAGCACCACCTGGTTCCGGCGGGCACCGACGGCCACGTGTACCGGACTGCGGGCATCTCCGGATTGGATCTCGCCCTGTTCCGGGATGGCTATGCGGTGCACTCCCCGCTGGACCGACCCGAGCGGATAGAACCCGGAAGCCTTCAGCACATGGGCGAGAGCACGCTGGCAGTCACACGCGAACTCGCCACACGGCCATTCCCGGAGGGGAGAGGCCCGGGCCCGTCCATCTACTACGACGTGCTGGGGCTCTGGATGATCCGGTACGGCACCCCTGCGGCGTGGGCCTGGGCCGCCGCCGCCGCGCTGCTTGCGGTCGGCGCCACCGTTCTCGCCTCGCGGCGGCGAATCGTCCGCCTGGCCGTGGCCGTCGAGGGGATTGGCTTCTGCACGCTTTCACTCGCGGTGGCGCTGGTGCTACCGGTTGCCTTCGGCTTCCTGCCACACTACGCATTTGACCGCCCACACGGCTGGTACGCCTCGCCGTGGCTCGCCGTCGCGGCCTTCGGCACGCTCGCTGTGACTGGAGCGCTGCTCCCCCGCGCGCTGTGGGCGCAAAGGCTGACTGCCCGGGGCGTGCTTCCCCAGGAGCGAGTGTGCACGGCCTGGCTTGGCGGGCTCTGGCTGTGGGTGCTGACACTTGGAGCGATGCAGCTTCTGGGGCTTGGCACCGCCTACCTGGCGCTGTGGTGGACCGTGGGCGGCGCGCTCGGGCTCATCGCCGCGTCCTTCGCCGCCTCGCCCCGTGCCCGGAGGATGGCCCTGTATGCGGGATGGTTGCCAGGCTTGCTCCTGACCGTGCAGATGGGACGCTCCCTGCTGGAGCTTTTCGTTCCGGTGGCGGGCCACCTCCGGCTGGGGGTACCGCTCGATCCCATGGTGGCGCTGCTGGTAGCGCTGCCGGTGGCCTTTGCGTCCGTGCTCGGACTTGCTCCCCTCCAAGAGCATGCCCGCTTGGGCCCCTCGGCCGCTGCATTGGCCACGGTGGGCATGGCTTTCTTGGCGGTGCTGATCCTGCGCTTCCCGTACACACACGAACGGCCCAAGCGGCTCTGGCTGGAGCACCGCATTCAGGAGGGCCGCAGTGAGCTGCTGTTCTCGAGCTGGGACTTTCCCGACCCGCGCGCTGCGCTCTCCGGGCAGCCCGGGCCACTCCAAGTGGCCGCGCGGATGCCGGGCTTTCGCGGTGGTTATGCGGCGCCGGTGCCGCCCGCGGACCTACCTGCGCCTCAGGTCGAGGTGCTCGAATCGCATTACGACGAAACCACCGCGCTCCGGACCGTGCGGCTGCGCCTCCATCCGGGCGCGGCATACCTCGGCCGGGTGAGGATTCCGAGGGCCGCCCTCGTGGGATGGTCGCTCCCTTCCCCGCTCCCGCCGCTGGCGCCGGAGGACACGGCCTACGTCCTCGACGTGCTCTCACCGCCAGAAGGGCGCTACGAGCTCTCGCTCCGTCTGAGGGGCCGGGAGAAGGTGCCGGTGGACGTACAAACCTTCTTCGCGGAATGGACGCCGCCGCTCGAAGCGGCGCGTTCGAGGCTACCCGCGTGGACAACGGCGAACCTGCGCGTATCCACGTACGCTACGATCCGGTTCTGA
- a CDS encoding non-ribosomal peptide synthetase, with amino-acid sequence MSIEGYRLSPQQLRLWRLQGKNQALRVQALMRIEGSPRPGALEHAVARLVARHEVLRTRFPSLPGLDVPVQEIVASGEVEWDRVDFRTFPAATREERARAHFQQVGQRAFALGTGPLLRVSLMTLDTGHHLLGLVVPALCADAATLRRFCSELQRDHAGQAQEPAQDGEPASHLSFSEWQNELRAELTEHDHPAATFWEKHGTTAGATVTLPFEAPANAAQAFDPASLELTLNGEQLSRLDAAARELGCTLEGLLIATWSAELWKLTGQTDLVLGLQSDGREHEELAEVAGPLSRWVPLRVRLDAAQPLGELALQIQQEQREALEWQRYYVWPSTDGERVPGRDFPAIGFRWEDLPETPHKGTGEIRLESTRAYVDQSKLCLCCTRMRSTLTLELQYDRSLFPLAAAEQVLGQLEALLEQLSRAPRARLDGLDPVSPRERARLLVDFNATAREHPAHCVHTWIEEQASRHPDRVALVYEERTLTYAQLDTWANRVAHALRRRGVGPEMRVGLCLNRSLEIMVGILAVLKSGGAYVPLDPGQPRQRLAGLLDDIQAKVLLTQKRLRETVPEAEGREVLCLDEEATFAGEPTRAPRGGALPEHPAYVLFTSGSTGRPKGVVVEHRQLHNYVASMMERLDLPEGAAYATVSTFSADLGNTVIFPALCHGGTLHVISAERVSDPAAFVEYVQRNPIDVLKIVPSHLRALASAGTAGALLPRQRLVLGGEATPRAWAEQLQAQAPGCQIYNHYGPTETTVGVMTFRLDSSRPFAAVSTLPLERPVDNTQVYVLDARLRPVAVGMTGELYIGGAALARGYLNRPDLTAQSFLPDPFSATPGARMYRTGDLARHLPGGPLEHLGRADNQVKYHGYRIELNELRHALNQHPQVRDSVVMLKRDTNGNEVLVAYYVSRQEQERDQLRAFLAERLIEEVLPNVYVHLKKLPLTLNGKVNYEALPSLDEARRRQRSQLVAPRTPVEATLAGIWCQVLNLKEVSVTDNFFSVGGDSILGILVVSKANQAGLKLTPRQLFKHQTLAELASVATQAPASPADEGPLTGPLPLTQIQRWFLEQEVPDLDGWGIVVPLEARQPLDPSRLQQALTALLHHHDVLRLRVTRNGSGWEALMAPPSAPMPFTRIDLSSVPDALLKERFQELGHELQAGLRLNGGPVVTTALLELGPHRPSRLMIAAHRLVVDGVSWRVLFEQLQLAYEQLGEGGVCQLPPRTTSVRAWLERLQGYADSPRLREEFAHWISQGKGQPRPLPVEHPGTMLPTSLERELTHSLLPEESRLLLNELPGAYRCEIGELLIATLAWTLREWTGHPEVLLDIEGHGREDVFEDVDLSRTVGWLTSLYPVRLTPERAGPSATVRTVKEQLRSVPNRGLGYGVLRYLSPDPEFRAQLARAPQAEVLFRYVGQYHLSGPWFTVLDHPEQRSPTRQHKLAVIARVADGQFHVTWYFSAAMHEPATVERLSAQYLDTLRTLLAERGAPERQVFAPSDFPLAGLDQAKLDKLLGKLKK; translated from the coding sequence TTGAGCATCGAAGGGTATCGGCTCTCTCCTCAGCAGCTTCGTCTGTGGCGGTTGCAGGGCAAGAACCAGGCACTCCGGGTCCAGGCCTTGATGCGGATCGAAGGCTCCCCCCGCCCTGGAGCCCTCGAGCACGCGGTGGCACGGCTCGTCGCGCGCCACGAAGTGCTCCGAACCCGCTTTCCGAGCCTGCCTGGACTGGACGTCCCGGTGCAGGAGATCGTGGCGAGCGGCGAGGTGGAGTGGGACCGGGTGGATTTCCGCACCTTCCCCGCCGCCACGCGCGAGGAACGCGCCCGCGCTCACTTCCAACAGGTGGGCCAGCGCGCTTTTGCGCTCGGCACCGGCCCCCTCCTGCGCGTGAGCCTGATGACGCTGGACACCGGACATCACCTGCTTGGGCTGGTGGTGCCAGCGCTGTGCGCCGACGCCGCCACCCTGCGGCGCTTCTGCTCGGAGCTGCAGCGAGACCATGCAGGGCAAGCGCAGGAACCGGCGCAGGACGGAGAGCCTGCCTCTCACCTCTCTTTCTCTGAATGGCAGAACGAGCTGCGCGCGGAGCTGACGGAGCATGACCACCCCGCGGCCACCTTTTGGGAGAAGCACGGAACCACCGCAGGCGCGACGGTAACACTGCCCTTCGAGGCTCCCGCGAACGCGGCGCAGGCGTTCGACCCAGCGTCGCTCGAGTTGACGCTGAACGGCGAGCAGCTGTCGCGGCTCGACGCGGCGGCGCGTGAGCTGGGGTGCACCCTTGAGGGCCTGCTGATCGCCACTTGGAGCGCGGAGCTCTGGAAGCTGACCGGCCAGACGGACCTCGTGCTGGGCCTTCAGAGCGATGGACGCGAGCACGAGGAACTGGCGGAGGTGGCCGGCCCCCTCTCCCGCTGGGTGCCGCTCCGCGTCCGCCTCGATGCGGCCCAACCGCTGGGGGAGCTGGCCCTCCAGATCCAGCAGGAGCAGCGCGAGGCGCTGGAATGGCAACGGTACTATGTCTGGCCTTCCACGGATGGCGAGCGCGTCCCCGGCCGGGACTTCCCCGCCATCGGCTTCCGCTGGGAGGACCTGCCTGAGACGCCGCACAAGGGCACGGGTGAGATCCGGCTCGAGTCGACACGAGCCTACGTGGATCAATCCAAGCTGTGCCTCTGCTGCACGCGGATGCGGTCCACGCTCACGCTCGAACTCCAGTACGATCGAAGCCTCTTCCCGCTCGCTGCTGCTGAACAGGTGCTTGGGCAGCTCGAGGCGCTCCTGGAGCAGCTCTCCCGCGCGCCGCGTGCGCGGTTGGATGGCCTGGATCCGGTGAGCCCGCGCGAGCGTGCACGGTTGCTGGTGGACTTCAACGCCACGGCCCGGGAGCACCCGGCGCACTGCGTCCACACCTGGATAGAAGAACAGGCCTCACGCCACCCGGACCGGGTGGCACTCGTCTACGAGGAGCGCACGCTCACCTACGCGCAGCTCGACACGTGGGCCAACCGGGTGGCACACGCGCTCCGCCGCCGTGGCGTGGGCCCGGAAATGCGCGTGGGGCTGTGCCTCAACCGCTCGCTCGAAATCATGGTTGGCATCCTGGCCGTCCTGAAGTCTGGCGGGGCCTACGTCCCGCTCGATCCGGGCCAACCCCGGCAGCGGCTTGCTGGGCTGCTCGACGACATCCAGGCAAAAGTCCTCCTCACCCAGAAGCGGTTGCGCGAGACAGTCCCCGAGGCCGAGGGGCGCGAGGTGCTGTGCCTCGACGAAGAGGCCACCTTCGCCGGAGAGCCCACCCGTGCCCCGCGCGGCGGAGCCCTCCCGGAGCACCCCGCGTACGTCCTCTTCACCTCCGGCTCCACCGGCCGTCCCAAGGGCGTCGTCGTCGAGCACCGGCAACTCCACAACTACGTTGCGAGCATGATGGAGCGGCTGGACCTGCCCGAAGGCGCGGCCTACGCCACCGTCTCCACCTTCTCGGCGGACCTCGGCAATACCGTCATCTTCCCCGCGCTCTGTCACGGCGGAACCCTGCACGTCATCTCCGCCGAGCGCGTGTCGGATCCGGCGGCCTTCGTGGAGTACGTCCAGCGCAACCCGATTGACGTGCTCAAGATTGTCCCCAGCCACCTGCGCGCACTCGCGAGCGCTGGCACAGCGGGGGCGCTCCTTCCGCGGCAGCGGCTCGTCCTTGGCGGCGAGGCGACGCCCCGAGCATGGGCCGAGCAACTGCAAGCTCAGGCGCCCGGGTGCCAGATCTACAACCACTACGGTCCCACGGAGACGACGGTGGGCGTGATGACGTTCCGGCTGGATTCGTCGCGGCCCTTTGCCGCGGTCAGCACCCTCCCGCTCGAGCGCCCCGTCGACAACACCCAGGTCTACGTGCTCGACGCAAGGCTGCGGCCGGTGGCGGTGGGCATGACCGGCGAGCTCTACATCGGTGGTGCTGCACTCGCCCGCGGGTACCTGAACCGTCCAGACTTGACCGCGCAGTCGTTCCTCCCTGATCCGTTCAGCGCCACGCCCGGTGCGAGGATGTACCGGACAGGGGATCTTGCCCGCCACCTGCCCGGCGGCCCCCTTGAGCACCTCGGGCGAGCAGACAACCAGGTGAAGTACCACGGCTACCGCATTGAGCTGAACGAGCTGCGCCACGCTCTCAATCAGCACCCCCAGGTGCGCGACAGCGTGGTGATGCTGAAGCGGGATACGAACGGCAACGAGGTACTCGTCGCCTACTACGTCTCGCGTCAAGAGCAGGAGCGCGATCAACTCCGGGCCTTTCTCGCGGAGCGGCTCATTGAGGAGGTGCTCCCGAACGTCTACGTCCACCTGAAGAAGCTGCCCCTCACCCTGAACGGGAAGGTCAACTACGAGGCCCTCCCCTCCCTGGACGAGGCGCGGCGGCGGCAACGGAGCCAACTCGTTGCCCCCCGGACGCCCGTGGAAGCCACCCTGGCGGGCATCTGGTGCCAGGTCCTGAACCTGAAGGAGGTGTCGGTCACCGACAACTTCTTCAGCGTGGGCGGTGACTCGATCCTGGGGATCCTCGTCGTTTCGAAAGCCAACCAGGCCGGGCTCAAACTGACCCCACGGCAGCTCTTCAAGCACCAGACGCTCGCCGAGCTGGCGAGCGTCGCGACCCAAGCACCTGCCTCGCCCGCCGACGAGGGGCCGCTCACCGGGCCTCTGCCGCTTACCCAGATCCAGCGCTGGTTTCTGGAGCAGGAAGTACCGGATCTGGATGGCTGGGGCATTGTCGTACCGCTCGAAGCGCGGCAGCCCCTGGACCCGTCCAGGCTCCAGCAGGCGTTGACTGCGCTGCTGCACCACCACGACGTGCTCAGGCTCCGGGTGACACGCAATGGGTCCGGCTGGGAAGCCCTCATGGCCCCTCCTAGCGCACCGATGCCGTTCACCCGAATCGACCTCTCTTCAGTCCCTGATGCCTTGCTCAAGGAGCGATTCCAAGAGCTCGGGCATGAACTCCAGGCGGGGCTCCGGTTGAACGGGGGGCCCGTGGTGACGACAGCCCTGCTGGAGCTGGGCCCCCACCGCCCGAGCCGGCTGATGATCGCCGCGCACCGGCTCGTGGTGGACGGCGTTTCCTGGCGCGTCCTCTTCGAACAGCTCCAGCTCGCCTATGAGCAGCTCGGGGAAGGCGGCGTATGCCAACTGCCGCCCAGGACCACCTCGGTCCGAGCTTGGCTCGAGCGCCTCCAGGGTTACGCGGATTCGCCCCGGTTGCGGGAGGAGTTCGCGCACTGGATCTCCCAGGGGAAGGGGCAACCCCGGCCGCTGCCAGTGGAGCACCCGGGGACCATGCTTCCCACAAGCCTGGAGCGGGAACTCACACACTCCCTGTTGCCCGAGGAGAGCCGGCTCCTGCTCAACGAGCTGCCTGGGGCATACCGGTGTGAGATTGGAGAACTGCTGATCGCCACGCTGGCCTGGACCCTGCGTGAGTGGACTGGTCATCCGGAAGTCCTGCTGGACATCGAGGGCCACGGGCGCGAGGACGTCTTCGAGGACGTGGATCTCTCCCGTACGGTGGGCTGGCTCACCTCGCTGTACCCAGTGCGGCTCACGCCGGAACGGGCGGGTCCCAGCGCCACCGTGCGGACGGTGAAGGAGCAGCTCCGGTCCGTGCCGAACCGGGGCCTAGGCTACGGAGTGCTGCGCTACCTCTCACCAGACCCGGAGTTCCGCGCCCAACTGGCCCGTGCGCCCCAGGCCGAGGTGCTCTTCCGGTACGTGGGGCAGTACCACCTCTCGGGTCCGTGGTTCACCGTGCTGGACCACCCGGAACAACGGTCCCCCACGCGCCAGCACAAACTGGCGGTGATTGCTCGCGTGGCGGACGGCCAGTTCCATGTCACCTGGTACTTCAGCGCCGCCATGCACGAGCCCGCCACCGTGGAGCGGCTCTCCGCTCAGTACCTGGACACGCTCCGGACGCTGCTTGCAGAGCGGGGGGCTCCAGAGCGTCAGGTCTTCGCGCCTTCAGACTTCCCACTCGCCGGGTTGGACCAGGCGAAGCTGGACAAACTCCTGGGCAAGCTCAAGAAGTAG
- a CDS encoding PhpK family radical SAM P-methyltransferase has product MAESTRRDCIIIGYNETPFDEYETGIRRYGEDSEAYRDLKFSFIELEGKRLNYVDLLNHVYRRALPSGAPHPEFRSGGIPSLAAVYLCSFLRRRGHDVTYLNLFQHEKERLAELLAQNPRTVAITTTFYVLNDPVIEMVQFIRQHNPGVRIIVGGPLISNHHRRYEGNELAVVLEDLGADIYVVESQGELTLSRVLERLKADQDLSDVPNIIYPAEGGPVRAGRYRINPPQAESNSLDENIIDWRGMADGPLGPTLQTRTARSCAYSCSFCAYPMRAGSLTLAGMDAVARELDAMAEMGTQNVIFIDDTFNVPLKRFKELCRLLIERRYGFNWFSYFRCSNSDDEAVDLAAQSGCRGVFLGIESGSPRILANMNKAATVEKYVSGMKRLHAHGILTFASFILGFPGETEETVDETLAFLQETRPDYYRTQLWYCEPGTAVDAKRQQYGITGQGFIWRHDTMESLEAMDHIDRLFLTVKDSVWLPQWSFDFWIIPYLLGRGLQTEQFKALMRLAHQLLALEIASVSSEEKRVRQRDYVGQMEALVRQWNGAFPQAALAGR; this is encoded by the coding sequence ATGGCGGAGTCGACACGTCGCGATTGCATCATCATCGGGTACAACGAGACCCCATTCGACGAGTACGAAACCGGAATCAGGCGCTATGGCGAAGACTCCGAAGCGTATCGGGATCTGAAGTTCAGCTTCATCGAGCTCGAAGGCAAGCGGCTCAACTACGTGGACCTGCTCAACCACGTGTACCGCAGAGCCCTGCCCTCGGGGGCGCCGCACCCGGAGTTCCGCTCCGGAGGTATTCCCAGCCTCGCGGCCGTCTACCTCTGCAGCTTCCTGCGCCGCCGCGGCCACGACGTGACGTACCTCAACCTGTTCCAGCACGAGAAGGAGCGCCTGGCCGAGCTGCTCGCTCAAAACCCTCGCACGGTGGCCATCACCACCACCTTCTACGTCCTCAACGATCCCGTCATTGAGATGGTGCAGTTCATCCGCCAGCACAACCCCGGCGTCCGGATCATCGTCGGCGGTCCGCTGATTTCCAATCATCACCGGCGCTACGAGGGGAATGAACTCGCGGTGGTGCTCGAGGACCTCGGCGCGGACATCTACGTCGTCGAGAGCCAGGGCGAACTCACGCTCTCGCGGGTACTCGAGCGGCTGAAGGCAGACCAGGATCTGAGCGACGTCCCCAACATCATCTACCCCGCTGAGGGCGGCCCCGTCCGTGCGGGACGCTACCGCATCAACCCACCGCAGGCGGAGAGCAACTCTCTCGACGAAAACATCATCGACTGGCGCGGCATGGCGGATGGCCCCCTGGGCCCCACGCTCCAGACCCGCACCGCCCGGAGCTGTGCATACAGCTGCTCGTTCTGTGCCTATCCCATGCGTGCCGGCAGCCTTACCTTGGCGGGCATGGATGCGGTGGCGCGAGAACTGGACGCAATGGCCGAGATGGGCACCCAGAACGTCATCTTCATCGACGATACGTTCAACGTGCCGCTGAAGCGTTTCAAGGAACTATGCCGGTTGCTGATCGAGCGCCGGTACGGTTTCAACTGGTTCTCCTATTTCCGCTGCAGCAACTCGGACGACGAGGCCGTGGACCTGGCGGCGCAGAGTGGCTGCCGCGGCGTCTTCCTCGGGATCGAATCCGGCTCGCCGCGGATCCTGGCCAACATGAACAAGGCCGCGACGGTCGAAAAATACGTGAGCGGCATGAAGCGGCTGCATGCCCACGGCATCCTCACCTTCGCGTCATTCATCCTGGGCTTCCCCGGCGAGACGGAAGAGACGGTCGACGAGACCCTCGCGTTCCTCCAGGAAACCCGGCCGGACTATTACCGCACACAGCTTTGGTACTGCGAGCCCGGTACCGCCGTGGATGCGAAGCGGCAGCAGTACGGGATTACCGGCCAGGGGTTCATCTGGCGGCACGACACCATGGAGAGCCTGGAAGCGATGGATCACATCGACCGGCTTTTCCTCACGGTGAAGGACTCCGTCTGGTTACCGCAGTGGTCATTCGACTTCTGGATCATCCCCTACCTGCTCGGGCGGGGCCTTCAGACGGAGCAGTTCAAAGCGCTCATGCGGCTGGCCCACCAGCTCCTTGCGCTGGAGATCGCCTCCGTCTCTTCGGAGGAGAAGCGCGTCCGGCAGCGGGACTACGTGGGGCAAATGGAAGCGCTGGTGCGCCAATGGAACGGCGCATTCCCCCAGGCGGCGCTGGCCGGACGATGA